The genomic segment TAATATCTATAATTACAagaatttcatgctaattttgaattattttcattttagtccttatactcaAAACTAACatttaaactttacaatttaatctttttttcatttctaagcttaaaagctAACATTTAAACACCAAATACTTCAAATTTCTTCAATGGTAACTTTCATAAACTTTAATAGCTTTACGAATTAATACTCGAGTTAGCTAAATCGAGTACAACAATATCAAAGCAAGTACTTCAAAAGAAATGGAAGCACTTCACACGTAGTTTTCTACCCTTCCACAACTCATAGGGGGTGATTTGAGTCTTCAGCCTTAGGTGTACCCTATTGAACATATAGGTAGTTCAATTAACAACACTTTTTCAGTGACATGACCCTTTTTCAGTCATCGAGGTCCTGCACAGCTTCCTGAAGGCTTCAAAGGTGTTAGACTTGTTTGTAAGAAATCTCATCGAAGTGAATATCGAATAGTCATCCACACAAACTAGCACATATCTCTTGACACCAATACTCTCTATTTGTATAAGACCTAATAGATCTATGTAAAGTAACTCTAATGGCTCAGATGTTTGGACTTGAGAGACTCTTGATGTTTCTCATTATGTTGCTTACCCTTCAAGCAACTACTACAAAATTTAGGGACATAACCATTGAGTTTAGGAATACCCCTGATATCCTCAAACTAGATCAAATTTTGAAGTCATTTCTAATGCAGATGGCCAAGTTTCTTATGCCATAATTCTAACCAAGAGACACTTACCTTGCTACATTTCATAGGCTAGAGCACTTTGTACTAGTTATCAAATGTCCTAACCACTTccataattttctattttatcttGGAAGGAACTTAAAAACCATTTTTAGTAAAGTTTAACAATATCCCTTGGTCACATAGCTCACTTATATTGACAAGATTAACTTTCAAACCATCCACTAGGAGGACATTTTTCAACTTAGGTAAACTAGAAGCATCTAGAGTACCTTTTCCAAGAATATACCCCTTTTTTCCATCAACAAAGGTAACTCTTCCACTAGGACAATCTTTAAAGTCAACAAGAAAATTCTAATTCCTTGTTATGTTTTTGGAACAACCACTTTTAAAATACCACACATCTTTATGAGAAACCTTCAGGGATCTATGAGATATAAGCAAGCACTTTGCTTCTTcctttttctagaaaagtttctaTTTTGTAGCATTTGAGTGGCTATGTGCAATTGACACTTCAACTGACATTGAGCATTTCCACATCAAATCATGTAATATCTTGAAGCACTTTGGTCTGATATTGCCTAGTTTATTACAGTACTGTCATATGATTCTAGAATGAATAGGTACCTTCTTCCCAGTTGCCACCTTCTTGTCAGTCTTGACTGTGGCAACATTAGTTGAACATTCACCAACTTTGTTTTAACTAGATGCTTTAACAAACACAGCTTTCCCTTTGTTAACAAAACACAGTCCACCTCTTCCAAGTTCTCTTTTGCCAAAATATAGAAATTCATCCAGCTTGATACTCCCAACATTTAATTTCTCAGGTAGCAATTTCATTTCAACCAACTATTTCTTGGTATTGACTAAATTATTCAACTCCTCGGTTAGAAAAGACTCTTTAGCCTCAACTTGTTTGATCTGCTTCTTGTTTTCCTCATTCAATTTACATTCTTAAGTGGCAACTAAGTGTTCAACTCAAATAGTTGTTCCCATTTACTCAACATTGTCTTGTATGTATTTAGAAACTCCATATAAGAACCTCCATCAGAATCATCATCTGCCTCAGCCTTAGAACTAGACATCACACTCGAAGTGGAGGAAACAAAGTTGTTCACTTGTTCTTCATTAGATTCAGAATTGCTTGAAGTGTCCTCACCACTTCATGATGCACACAACACCTTTTTCTTCTTAAAAGTGTTAGCACACTCTACCTATATATGTCCACATCCAAGACATTCATGACACTAGATTCCCTTTTTCTTATCTTTCTCATTCTCCTTCTTAATAGCAACACTTTTTCTCTTGTTCTTAGGAGTGTTATTTAATTTCTCAAACTTCTTGAACCTCTAAACTTGCTTTTTAAATGCCTTACTGAATTTTGGAGTAAGAAGAGAAATCTTGACATGACCATGCCCCGTAGTTCAACCAGCCTTAGCTCCCATCCTATCAAGCTCCCTAAAGGACCCATGACTCGAGCTCGAGCTAGACGCCTTCAAGAAGCTGTTTTAACTTTATGTCTTCAACTTTGGAAGGAGATTCAACTAATTGATGATGATGGAGCTCGAGCTAGCACATTAAAGAATCTTTGCACCTTAGTGCAAACTGACTTCAGCTCCTTTCTAGCTCCTCAAGTTTTATTCAActccaatcagctcacttgagcttaattcagctcaatTTAAATTACTTTCTTCTCGTTTCTTTTATCATTAAAATAACTTAAGTATTagctttaatttattcaatttaatatagCTCATGATAAAATTCCCTAGCTCAAATCAGCTCATTAATGGTTTCACATccttttgagctagccgaatttaattacTAGCTAGATCTTCATTTAAGTGTTTTTACTTTGCCATAGtatattatttaatgtgtctAGTTGTTGTTTCATTAAGGACCAGCTGAATATACCTTGGAAATTAATGTGTTCATGAATTATGTAGGTACAGCTCAATGTGAAGGTTCATTAAATGTAAGGTGCATGCACGGCTAGATTCATCATAAAGAAGATTGATGCATGACTACCTTCAACGCATGGTGTGCTGATCTTTGAAATCTCAAGCATCCATTCGGTTAAAGAGTAGCTACTAAATAAATTCCCAAATTATATTCATAAAGGAGGTTTAATGGATGGTGCATGAACAGCTAGTTACATTGAATGAGAGAACACATGAATGTCTAGCTTCATGAATTTTTTACTGATTATTTGGCTCATTTAATTGGAAGATTCATTCATACCCAAGCCGAATCTAGACATGGCCGTTTAGCTCTTTGCATCCAAATTCATCCAACTGAATTTTCCCACATTAAAAGATGTCCATTAAAGAACTAATCATTTGAACCTAGACTTCACATTTAGTAACTTTTCCCATAGCAAAATACTTAGCTCTTAATTCTTGttgtccattcggctagcctTATGTAATGCTATAAATACTTAGCACATTTTGTTGTAAATAACTTTTGCCAAATTATTAATCGAAATTTTGTTCTTGTAAGGTTTCTTCCTCTCTATCTCATTTGAGTCTCgatttgacttatctagcttgctagtggcgtcaacccgaactctttgaacttatcaccaatccgGTGTGGTGTTCATCCATTaatttatacctttggttcctacctctttataggtaacgggtcaaggtccatcttcttcctttcaTTTATCCACCTTAAGcgatataagtcccggggcaatactctTTATAGTATTGAATAGATCTAGAAGCTTGAGTTCTTATTTCTATTCCATCCTATCTATCTACTATTTACTTTACTTCTTTATTTAAACTGAACCTATCAAATATTAAGCCTAACTTATCTTTTGGAACCCTTTTATCTACTTCCGCTCATACTTAACCAAAGTATATCTTTTAATGATTctgaacgaacttctcgtcgatgATTAGACAACTTAAGTTAACTCGACTCAACCTTCCGAGCCGGATCAcgtcatttggtatcagagcttgcaataACGAGGAGTGCCGACGTTCGTAGCAAGTCCGAAATAGGTTCGTAAAAGAAAGTTCtgaattaaaaaaacattttgtaTTCAAAGTTCTTTTGTATTGTTCAATTGtatttgaagttaaaaaatatatgaagtaaaaaaaaagaaattcaagttaaaaaaaaagagagaaattcgAATAAAAAAAAGAGTGAAGTGTTAAAATCTTTGTTATTCATTCTTGTAAGTCCTGATCAAGTGAATTTCATATTATTTCCATCACCCATCTTTAAAACACCACACTTAAACCGATTTTtttttcagcctaccctacacccattCCATTATTTCCCTTGTTAACCATTTTAAAACCAACCCCAAAGCAGCAAGTGAGTCTAAgtgagacgaattacgaaattacGAGAGAAAGaatcgagaggtaaaaggcaagagtgagTGAGTGtattagagagaaagaaaaagccTTAAAACGAGTGCAAACATGAGAGTGAGTGAAAATCATTTTCTTTCCGAGTGAATTGTGAGTCTTTGTAAGTGAGGTTTGATATCCTTATGTCTAGCAGCTCTAAAAGAAATATGGCGAAAAGAAAACCTGTTCTGAATGTGCCAGATTTGAACATGCAAGCTTTATTGCGTGAGGTTGAACGCTTGTTTGACCGAAAATTAGAGCCGATCCAAGATAGACTTGACTATGTGAATGGAAGAGCCCGTCGAGAAAGGACTCCTTTAAGTCCACCAAGAAACCGTGGCCGTCGACCAGTTCAAGACGAAGAAATATCTGAACCGAGTGAGGCTGAGAGCGACCaagcactacaccaaaacaggcttttagcggcgtttttagtggcgtttggataaaaaacgccactaaaaatcaagcattagcgacacttttaaaaaaatgccgctaaagattaagtattagcggcgcttttttaaaaacgctgctaatgcttatttttagcggcgtttttcaaaaagcgccgtaAAAAATCTAAACCCAACGACATTGTTTTTTTAGTTTTCGGGGCTTTATTGGCGTtttttaaaaatgccgctaatgctcagggttttagcggcgtttttgggaaagcgccgctaatgctcgggtctttagcggcgtttttaatgAAGCGTCGCTAATGCTTAGTGTTTCATACGCCACAAATCTTATTTGCAAAACGGCGCCctttttaattatgaaatgaaaatctttctttttttccccctTCTTTTTCCCAAAATCGATCCCCCTCACCCTAgaaatctcttcttctttttttccccattttatttttcccaaaccaTTTCTCCCGTACCCCAATTCCCTTTATTTCCCCCCCCCCAATTTCCCTAAATCGGCAGCCCTCACCCTAGaaatctcttcttcttcttcttgattttttatTTCCTCAAGTCACTGTATCGACGAAGTGCCCCAAAGGAAAatttatttgggtttttatttttcgaGAACTTCTTTGGTTTCTCCAttaaaaattgttcatctttttttttttaccctGTTCATTTGCATCGTAtccatttgtatgtcatcatgcACCTATTTTCCATCTTAGCTAAGACGGTAAGCTTCTCTGAGAAAGCTTTCTTTGGGTTCTGTAAGCCAATATATTATGTTGATGCCTTCTGTAAGTTAACTTGAAGTTTGAAAGTTTCTATTCTTCATTGTGAAGGATGCCATTCTGTTACTTTTAGAGTAATACTTGATATtatacattaatttctttcagGCTTTATATGCCTTTATGGATAAATACCTTCATGGTTTGTTTGACCTTGCTAATGACCCTGCAGCAGAAGTGCGAAAATTGGTGAATAGTTTCTCCTTTTCTCTTGTATTCTTATTGTATTTATAATCCAACTTTTGCATGGAATGATCTACTGTAAATATTTCCTAATTTTCCTGTAATTTACTATTGAAGCCTATAAAAACTTGACATGAATTACTTGTCATTTCTGATTTTCTGATTTCAGTATTTATATTGAATACAGCCTTAGAATCAGACATGCTTTGTCATCTAGTTTTTGGTGTTAATGGTTCTTGTCGTTTTCTTCTATAATGAAACTGTTGACATGTTGGactgtgcaaatatatatatcatgtaattGAATACTATGAAAAGGCTGTTTTCAACTCTTTTCATGATTTCATCTGTATCATATTTCCAATTTTTTAATAAAGCTAGTGATGAATTGTAGAAAGCTCTCTCATTTCTTCCAAGTTTGTGCATTGTCAGATCaatgtttccttttctttttcatgcCACATGATCAGGTTTGTGCAGCATTTGTTCAGCTAATTGAAGTCCGTCCATCTGTTCTAGAGGTAGGTATCGCAGTATATTGTAACATCTTTAGTTCATGTCATTCTCTTTTTAAGCCTGTTTACAAATCTGCATTTTGTTTTTTCTGATGTCACTTTCCATTATTTAACAGCCACATATGAAGAATGCAATTGAATATATGTTGCAAGTAAATAAGGACACTGATGATGAGGCGGCACTTGAAGCATGTGAATTTTGGTAACTTTCTTTGTTCATGCCATTTTTAGTTTCTTATTGGATTAAGtatttttaaaactataattttgataGCTTATGCAGTTTGACAAGCTTTAAACTAATAGTCTTTGGTGGAATGCGATGTCTCTGAAATTAGatccttctttttcatttttattttcagttttctGTCTCTGCTTGTGTCACAATATATGGGTTGTTAAATATGTTGGAAGCATTTATAGTTTGGTTGCCCATCCTCTAGCTTTGTGTGCTAGTATATTTTAAATTAGATTGTAGGTATCAAGGAATTGAATATTTTTGCCATAATTTTCTAAGTAGTTTCTGTTAGAAATctagattctttttctttcttgcaCACATGGAGAGGTTGAAGGCCATGCGCTTAACTTTACTAGTATTTTATCCCTTCTTGCCCCTGGCTAATGTTTATGTTTCAATGTTGACCTTGGTTTGCAGGTCTGCTTATTGTGATGCGCAGTTACCACCTGAGATTTTGAGAGAATATTTTACCACGTCTAATTCCAGTATGCTAATAGTTTGCTgacttttatatttttgttctttttttccttttcctgcAGAGCCATTTATATGATCTTTAGTTTTCACCTAAAACCTCGATTTCATACGGCACGATTTCATGGTTCTGAGGATGCGAAAGAtcatgtaagtattttttttccaCTTTTCTATTTTATAGGGATCTTAAACTGTTTCATGTTGTCCATTTAAAGGCGTTTAAGAATTGCATTTGCattcttctatttttattttacttttactagATATTGCACGTGGAATTGTTAAAGCCATAGGACACTTCAAGGGGACCTGGTGAGTGGTAATTTAGTTTTGTCTTCTATGACCTAATTAATTGGCCCACTGATTAATGGGCGGGAACATACTGTGTAGGTAAAAAATGAGTCTTTGAATAAACTGAATGAGCTTGAGGAAATGCGTGAGAGACTAGA from the Gossypium hirsutum isolate 1008001.06 chromosome D09, Gossypium_hirsutum_v2.1, whole genome shotgun sequence genome contains:
- the LOC107890434 gene encoding transportin-1, whose protein sequence is MHLFSILAKTALYAFMDKYLHGLFDLANDPAAEVRKLVCAAFVQLIEVRPSVLEPHMKNAIEYMLQVNKDTDDEAALEACEFWSAYCDAQLPPEILREYFTTSNSSMLIVC